One Brassica napus cultivar Da-Ae chromosome A1, Da-Ae, whole genome shotgun sequence genomic region harbors:
- the LOC106379803 gene encoding LOW QUALITY PROTEIN: ceramide synthase LOH2 (The sequence of the model RefSeq protein was modified relative to this genomic sequence to represent the inferred CDS: deleted 1 base in 1 codon), with amino-acid sequence MESVDEAGVRRNLEPSIGAWHFQIAIYFALGFFFLRLFLDTFFFQRIAVWLLSTTSSAPIKINDAVTRAKIVKCKESLWKFMYYGACDVFVLKVLYHEPWAYDVKLFFHAWPHQELKLPIKLYYMCQCGFYVYGVAALLAWETRRKDFAVMMSHHVITIILIAYSYLTSFFRIGAIILALHDASDVFMETAKIFKYSDKEFGASVCFALFAVSWLLLRLIYFPFWIIRATSIELLDHLDMRLAEDTIMYYSFNTMLLMLLVFHIYWWYLICAMIVRLLKNRGKVGEDIRSDSEDDE; translated from the exons ATGGAATCGGTAGACGAAGCCGGCGTAAGAAGGAATCTTGAACCGTCGATTGGTGCATGGCATTTCCAGATTGCTATCTATTTCGCCTTAGGATTCTTCTTTCTGAGACTCTTCCTCGACACATTCTTCTTTCAA agGATAGCTGTATGGCTTTTGAGCACCACTTCTTCTGCGCCAATTAAGATCAATGATGCTGTTACTCGGGCGAAGATCGTCAAATGCAAGGAGTCTCTGTGGAAGTTCATGTACTACGGTGCCTGTGACGTATTCGTTCTCAAAGTTCTTTATCACGAGCCATGGGCCTACGACGTAAAACTCTTCTTTCACGCTTGGCCTCATCAAGAGTTGAA gCTTCCAATAAAGCTTTACTATATGTGCCAGTGCGGTTTCTATGTCTATGGTGTTGCTGCCTTGCTTGCATGGGAGACCAGAAGAAAAGATTTTGCTGTTATGATGTCTCACCATGTCATTACAATCATCCTCATTGCCTACTCCTACTTAACCAG TTTTTTCCGAATCGGAGCAATCATACTCGCACTTCATGATGCAAGTGACGTGTTTATGGAAACTGCTAAAATTTTCAAGTATTCTGACAAGGAGTTTGGAGCAAGTGTGTGTTTTGCACTTTTTGCTGTGTCTTGGCTATTGCTACGGCTGATA TACTTTCCATTTTGGATCATCAGGGCCACCAG caTTGAACTCCTGGATCATTTGGATATGAGATTAGCTGAAGACACCATCATGTACTATTCCTTCAACACAATGTTACTGATGCTTCTTGTTTTCCATATATATTGGTGGTATCTCATTTGCGCCATGATTGTAAGACTTCTTAAAAACAGAGGAAAAGTTGGAGAAGACATAAGATCCG ATTCAGAAGATGATGAATAG
- the LOC106346699 gene encoding polyadenylate-binding protein RBP47B-like, producing the protein MQTTNCSDSSLSTPGATPPIQQPTPPPPQQWQQPQQHWMTTAAAMQYPGAAAMNMMMMQQQQMMMYPHQYVPYNQGPYHHPHFQYAPYHQHQQHQHKPPHERGSGEDVKTLWVGDLLHWMDEAYLHTCFSHTGEVSSVKVIRNKLTCQSEGYGFVEFLTRAAAEEVLQTFSGSVMPNSEQLFRLNWASFSTGEKRAVENGPELSVFVGDLSPDVTDAMLQELFAERYPSVKSAKVVIDSNTGRSKGYGFVRFGDESERSRALTEMNGALCSNRQMRVGIATPKRAVANHQQHSSQAVIVAGGHGANGSMANGSQADGESNNSTIFVGGLDPDVTDEDLRQPFTEFGEVVSVKIPVGKGCGFVQFANRKSADDAIQSLNGTVIGKNTVRLSWGRTPNKWRGDSGQQWNGGYSRGQGYNNGGYANHQDSNTYPAET; encoded by the exons ATGCAGACGACTAACTGCTCAGATTCGTCGTTATCAACTCCCGGAGCCACGCCTCCTATCCAACAACCAACTCCTCCGCCGCCTCAGCAGTGGCAGCAGCCGCAACAGCATTGGATGACGACGGCGGCGGCTATGCAGTATCCAGGTGCGGCGGCCATGAACATGATGATGATGCAACAGCAACAGATGATGATGTATCCTCACCAATACGTTCCTTACAATCAAGGTCCTTATCACCATCCTCACTTCCAATACGCACCGTATCACCAGCACCAGCAACATCAGCACAAGCCGCCACACGAGCGTGGATCTGGAGAAGACGTCAAGACTCTATGGGTTGGTGATCTTCTTCATTGGATGGACGAGGCTTATCTCCATACCTGTTTTTCTCACACCGGCGAG GTTTCTTCTGTGAAAGTGATTCGTAACAAGCTAACATGTCAATCAGAAGGGTACGGTTTTGTTGAGTTTCTTACACGTGCTGCAGCTGAAGAGGTTCTTCAGACCTTCAGTGGTTCAGTAATGCCTAACTCTGAGCAGCTCTTTCGTCTAAACTGGGCATCTTTCAGTACTGGTGAGAAGAGAGCTGTTGAGAATGGTCCAGAGCTGTCGGTATTCGTTGGAGATTTGTCTCCGGACGTGACTGATGCTATGTTGCAAGAGTTGTTTGCTGAGAGATATCCATCTGTCAAAAGCGCCAAAGTTGTGATCGATTCCAACACCGGCCGGTCCAAAGGCTACGGTTTTGTTAGGTTTGGCGATGAAAGTGAAAGGTCAAGGGCTTTGACTGAGATGAATGGAGCTTTGTGTTCCAACAGGCAAATGAGAGTTGGTATTGCGACTCCTAAAAGAGCTGTTGCTAATCATCAACAACATTCTTCACAAG CTGTGATAGTGGCTGGTGGACATGGAGCAAATGGTTCTATGGCTAATGGTTCACAAGCTGATGGTGAATCAAACAACTCAACA ATATTCGTTGGTGGCCTTGACCCTGACGTTACTGATGAAGACCTCAGACAACCTTTTACAGAGTTTGGTGAGGTTGTTTCAGTGAAGATCCCAGTAGGCAAAGGATGTGGATTTGTCCAATTTGCTAACAG GAAAAGTGCTGATGATGCCATCCAGAGTTTGAACGGGACAGTCATTGGCAAGAACACTGTCAGGCTCTCATGGGGAAGAACCCCAAACAAG TGGAGAGGAGACTCAGGGCAGCAATGGAATGGAGGATACTCACGAGGGCAAGGTTACAACAACGGAGGATATGCTAACCACCAGGACTCCAACACCTATCCTGCCGAGACTTGA
- the LOC106368080 gene encoding putative nuclease HARBI1 isoform X1: MSSSSSDEVDARLDEICDEYVEEIYNDIVETQTIPQRTRQYVERHREGGQDQLWNDYFSEDPTFSTAIFRRRFRMNKNLFLRLVHGLEEYFPFFQQRRDATGRWSLTALQKCTAAIRLLAYGNAADTVDEYLRLAETTALSCLHNFTDEIIQLFGNEYLRRPTPEDLQRLLDIGEKRGFPGMVGSIDCMHWEWKNCPTAWKGQYARGSGKPTIVLEAVASHDLWIWHVFFGPPGTLNDINVLDRSPVFDDILQGRAPRVKYMVNGHTYKLAYYLTDGIYPKWSTFIQSITLPQTPQHELFAKVQEATRKDVERTFGVLQSRFAIVRNPVKTLNKEKIGKIMRACIILHNMIVEDERDGYSRIDISEFEEGDASRCSEVETEMPTTLNNIFPTRNDLRDRQTHERLKNDLIQNIWNKFGDED; this comes from the coding sequence atgtcatcatcttcatccgaTGAAGTCGATGCAAGATTGGACGAAATTTGTGATGAATATGTGGAAGAAATATACAACGACATAGTGGAGACCCAAACCATACCACAAAGGACACGTCAGTATGTTGAACGACACCGCGAAGGAGGACAAGACCAATTATGGAATGACTATTTCAGCGAAGATCCGACATTCTCGACTGCAATTTTCAGACGCCGTTTCCGCATGAATAAGAATTTATTCTTGCGTCTTGTTCATGGCCTAGAAGAGTACTTTCCATTCTttcagcaaagaagagatgcaacCGGGAGATGGAGTCTTACGGCACTACAAAAATGTACTGCTGCTATTCGCCTGCTTGCTTATGGTAATGCGGCTGACACCGTTGatgaatatctccgacttgctGAGACCACTGCACTTTCGTGTTTACATAATTTCACAGACGAAATTATACAATTATTCGGAAATGAGTATCTACGACGCCCCACACCGGAGGATCTCCAACGGCTATTAGATATTGGAGAGAAACGAGGGTTTCCTGGGATGGTCGGGAGcattgattgtatgcattgggagtggaaaaactgcccaaccgcttggaaaggacaatATGCACGTGGATCGGGAaaaccgacaattgtcttagaggcGGTAGCTTCCCacgatctttggatatggcacgtcttttttggtcctccaggtaccttaaacgatattaatgttCTCGATCGATCTCCTGTTTTTGACgacattttacaaggtcgagctccgAGGGTAAAGTACATGGTCAACGGACACACGTATAAGTTGGCGTACTACCTCACAgacggtatatatccaaaatggtcgacatttatccaatctatcacaCTCCCACAAACTCCTCAACATGAGTTATTTGCTAAAGTTCAAGAAGCAacccgaaaagatgtggagcggaCTTTTGGAGTTTTGCAATCTCGATTTGCAATTGTTAGAAATCCGGTTAAAACATTGAACAAAGAAAAGatagggaagattatgagagcctgtatcatactccacaatatgatagtcgaaGATGAACGGGATGGATACTCTCGTATTGATATatctgaatttgaagaaggagacGCCTCCAGATGTTCAGAGGTGGAAACCGAGATGCCAACAACTCTGAACAATATCTTTCCCACTCGGAATGATCTTCGTGATAGGCAAACGCATGAAAGATTGAAGAATGATTTAATCCAAAATATTTGGAATAAATTTGGTGATGAAGATTAA
- the LOC106368080 gene encoding uncharacterized protein At4g04775-like isoform X2: MHLGGVKKKSFFIETEKKIKVKERKAIYRRSLSISLPRLQLRFTIMGQYSYSQPSSSSNSQDLNSLLQAEAEMYAAEAEISQWNAEAIHNEPSPEGDDGIPRTCYCGSEPVHGYSHTPKDPYRRYITCPNADDGDCHVWKWWDVAVKEEMRDIQTELSELKGEANEREQKLLILEKRIGEFTKKKSGAKLMVFTIVLVGLVLLINVLGKIGKDSKEWGVPSLFL; the protein is encoded by the exons ATGCATTTGGGTGgggtcaaaaaaaaatcatttttcatcgaaaccgaaaaaaaaataaaagttaaggaGAGAAAGGCGATTTACAGGCGATCTCTCTCGATCTCGCTCCCTCGGCTCCAGTTAAG GTTTACGATAATGGGACAATACAGTTACAGCCAgccatcttcatcatcaaactCTCAAGACTTAAACTCCCTCCTTCAAGCCGAAGCAGAGATGTACGCGGCTGAAGCTGAGATAAGTCAGTGGAATGCAGAGGCCATTCACAACGAACCATCACCAGAGGGTGATGATGGAATCCCCAGGACATGCTACTGTGGGTCGGAGCCTGTTCACGGTTATTCCCACACTCCTAAAGATCCATACCGACGGTACATTACGTGCCCCAATGCTGATGATGGAGACTGCCACGTCTGGAAATGGTGGGACGTGGCGGTCAAGGAGGAGATGAGGGACATTCAGACGGAGCTTAGTGAGCTTAAGGGTGAAGCCAATGAGCGTGAGCAGAAGCTGCTCATCCTTGAGAAGAGAATAGGCGAGTTTACAAAGAAGAAATCAGGAGCTAAGCTAATGGTCTTTACCATAGTTTTAGTAGGGTTGGTGTTACTTATAAATGTGCTAG GAAAAATTGGGAAGGATTCAAAGGAGTGGGGCGTACCATCTTTGTTTCTTTAA
- the LOC106366605 gene encoding presequence protease 1, chloroplastic/mitochondrial, with protein MLRTVSCSASLSSASPFFRFFRHFPRSSTAALRGPARNLRRISSPSAAGRRVLLRRGLRVSSAAAGRGVNGQFSRLSVRAVATQPAPSYPDVSQDEAEKLGFEKVSEEFISECKSKATLFKHKKTGCEVMSVSNEDENKVFGIVLRTPPKDSTGIPHILEHSVLCGSRKYPVKEPFVELLKGSLHTFLNAFTYPDRTCYPVASTNTKDFYNLVDVYLDAVFFPKCVEDVHTFQQEGWHYELNDPSEDISYKGVVFNEMKGVYSQPDNILGRIAQQAISPDNTYGVDSGGDPKDIPKLTFEAFQEFHRKYYHPSNARIWFYGDDDPVHRLRVLSEYLDMFEASPSRDSSKIETQKLFSEPIRIVEKYPAGRDGDLKKKNMVCVNWLLSEKPLDLQTQLALGFLDHLMLGTPASPLRKILLESGLGEALVSSGMSDELLQPQFSVGMKGVSQDNVQKVEELIMDTLKKLAEEGFDSDAVEASMNTIEFSLRENNTGSFPRGLSLMLQSIAKWIYDMDPFEPLKYTEPLKALKARIAEEGSKAVFSPLIEQFILNNSHRVTIEMQPDPEKASQEEAEEKSILEKVKAGMTEEDLAELARATEELRLKQETPDPPEALRCVPSLNLSDIPKEPTYVPTEVGDINGVKVLRHDLFTNDIVYAEVVFDMGSLKHELLPLVPLFCQSLMEMGTKDLSFVQLNQLIGRKTGGLSVYPLTSSVRGKAEPCSKFVVRGKSMAGRAEDLFNLMNCLLQEVQFTDQQRFKQFVSQSIARMENRLRGSGHGIAAARMDAMLNVAGWMSEQMGGLSYLEFLHILAKKVDEDWEGISSSLEEIRRSLLARNGCIVNMTADGKSLTNIEKSVEKFLNLLPETPSGGLVTLDGRLPLRNEAIVIPTQVNYVGKAGNIYSTGYELDGSAYVISKHISNTWLWDRVRVSGGAYGGFCDFDSHSGVFSFLSYRDPNLLKTLDIYDGTGDFLRGLDVDQETLTKAIIGTIGDVDSYQLPDAKGYSSLMRHLLGVTDEERQRKREEILTTSLKDFKEFAEAIDVVREKGVAVAVASAEDIDAANQARSNFFEVKKAL; from the exons ATGCTCCGAACTGTCTCTTGTTCCGCTTCTCTCAGCTCTGCTTCTCCCTTCTTTCGCTTCTTTCGCCACTTCCCTCGCTCCTCTACAGCCGCTCTCCGTGGCCCCGCTCGCAACCTTCGCCGGATTTCATCTCCTTCCGCCGCCGGAAGACGTGTCTTGCTCCGACGAGGGTTGAGGGTTTCTTCCGCCGCAGCAGGTCGTGGTGTTAATGGGCAGTTCTCTCGCCTCTCTGTTCGCGCCGTCGCCACACAACCCGCACCATCTTATCCTG ATGTAAGTCAAGATGAGGCTGAGAAGCTTGGGTTTGAGAAAGTGTCTGAAGAGTTTATCTCAGAGTGCAAATCAAAGGCGACTCTCTTCAAACACAAGAAGACTGGTTGCGAGGTTATGTCTGTGTCAAATGAGGATGAGAACAAGGTGTTCGGCATCGTTTTAAGAACTCCTCC GAAGGATTCCACTGGCATTCCACACATACTGGAACATAGCGTTCTTTGTGGGTCGAGAAAGTACCCTGTAAAAGAGCCATTCGTTGAACTGCTTAAGGGAAGCTTGCATACTTTCCTTAACGCATTCACGTATCCTGATAGGACCTGTTACCCAGTTGCTTCCACAAATACAAAG GATTTTTACAATCTCGTCGATGTGTATTTGGATGCTGTCTTCTTCCCCAAATGTGTGGAGGACGTTCACACTTTTCAGCAAGAGGGCTGGCACTATGAGCTTAATGATCCCTCTGAAGACATATCTTACAAAG GTGTTGTGTTTAATGAGATGAAAGGTGTCTATTCACAGCCTGATAATATTTTAGGGCGAATTGCTCAACAG GCCATATCTCCAGATAATACATATGGTGTTGACAGTGGAGGTGATCCAAAAGATATCCCTAAGCTGACATTCGAGGCATTCCAG GAGTTCCACCGTAAGTATTATCACCCAAGCAATGCCAGAATCTGGTTCTACGGAGATGATGATCCAGTTCATCGCCTTCGTGTCTTGAGTG AATACTTGGACATGTTCGAAGCAAGCCCATCTCGAGATAGTTCAAAGATTGAAACTCAAAAGCTTTTCTCCGAGCCTATCAGAATAGTTGAGAAATATCCTGCCGGTCGAGATGGTGATCTCAAAAAGAAGAACATGGTGTGCGTTAACTGGCTATTGTCCGAGAAGCCCCTGGACTTGCAAACTCAGCTCGCACTAGGTTTCTTGGATCATCTTATGCTGGGAACTCCTGCTTCACCGCTAAGGAAAATCTTGCTGGAAAGCGGTCTAGGAGAAGCTCTTGTCAGTAGTGGGATGTCGGACGAACTTTTGCAGCCCCAGTTCAGCGTTGGGATGAAAGGTGTGTCTCAAGATAACGTTCAAAAGGTTGAAGAGTTGATCATGGATACGCTGAAGAAGCTGGCAGAAGAAGGGTTTGACAGTGATGCTGTGGAGGCATCCATGAATACAATTGAGTTTTCTCTGAGGGAAAACAATACAGGATCTTTCCCTCGTGGGTTATCACTTATGCTCCAATCTATT GCAAAATGGATCTACGATATGGATCCCTTTGAGCCATTAAAGTACACGGAGCCATTGAAAGCCCTGAAAGCCAGAATAGCTGAGGAGGGTTCCAAGGCTGTCTTTTCTCCACTGATAGAGCAGTTTATTTTGAACAACTCCCATCGCGTTACCATAGAGATGCAG CCTGATCCCGAAAAAGCTTCTCAAGAGGAAGCGGAAGAGAAGAGTATCCTGGAAAAAGTCAAAGCAGGTATGACAGAAGAGGATCTTGCAGAGCTAGCGCGTGCTACAGAGGAGCTGAGATTGAAGCAAGAGACTCCTGACCCTCCTGAAGCACTGAGATGTGTCCCGAGTTTGAACCTGAGTGACATCCCAAAAGAACCTACTTACGTTCCCACTGAG GTTGGAGATATAAATGGTGTGAAGGTTTTACGGCATGACCTTTTCACAAATGATATTGTCTACGCTGAAGTAGTTTTTGATATGGGTTCGCTGAAGCATGAACTTCTTCCACTAGTACCACTTTTCTG TCAATCACTAATGGAGATGGGCACAAAAGATTTGAGTTTTGTGCAACTGAATCAGTTGATTGGAAGGAAAACGGGAGGACTATCAGTTTATCCTCTGACGTCATCTGTGAGGGGAAAGGCTGAACCTTGCAGCAAATTTGTTGTACGTGGAAAATCAATGGCTGGGCGTGCTGAAGACCTTTTTAACCTG ATGAATTGCTTGTTGCAAGAAGTTCAGTTTACTGATCAGCAGCGGTTTAAACAGTTTGTCTCTCAAAGCATAGCACGGATGGAG AACCGATTGAGGGGAAGTGGTCATGGAATCGCTGCGGCGAGGATGGATGCAATGTTGAACGTTGCTGGTTGGATGTCTGAACAGATGGGTGGTCTCAG TTACCTTGAGTTCTTGCACATTCTTGCAAAGAAGGTGGATGAAGACTGGGAAGGGATATCATCCTCACTCGAAGAGATCAGGAGATCTCTCCTCGCCAGGAACGGTTGCATAGTTAACATGACTGCAGATGGCAAGTCTCTCACCAACATCGAAAAATCCGTTGAGAAGTTTCTAAACTTACTCCCTGAAACTCCATCTGGTGGTCTCGTCACTTTGGATGGTCGACTACCTCTGAGAAACGAAGCCATTGTAATACCAACTCAG GTGAACTATGTTGGAAAAGCTGGTAACATTTACAGCACAGGGTATGAGCTTGATGGCAGTGCATATGTTATTTCAAAGCATATTAGCAACACATGGTTATGGGATCGTGTTCGTGTGAGCGGTGGTGCCTATGGAGGTTTCTGTGATTTCGATTCACATTCAG gaGTGTTTTCGTTCTTGTCTTACCGTGATCCAAACTTGTTGAAGACACTTGACATATATGATGGAACCGGAGACTTCTTGCGTGGGCTTGATGTGGATCAAGAGACGCTCACTAAAGCTATCATTGGAACCATTGGTGATGTTGATTCGTACCAGTTACCTGATGCCAAAGGTTATAGCAGTTTGATGAGGCATTTACTTGGAGTAACAGACGAAGAACGGCAAAGAAAGCGTGAAGAGATACTAACAACAAG CTTAAAGGACTTTAAGGAGTTCGCAGAAGCAATAGATGTGGTTAGAGAGAAAGGTGTTGCAGTGGCAGTGGCATCCGCAGAAGACATTGATGCGGCGAACCAAGCGCGTTCCAACTTTTTCGAGGTTAAGAAAGCTCTCTAA
- the LOC106346693 gene encoding F-box/kelch-repeat protein SKIP30, translating to MSSSLLEGIPEAVALRCLAHVPLHHHPNLELVSRSWRAAIRSRELFRVRNELKSSESLLCVCSFDPENTWQVYSPDCDRWLTLPLLPSPIRHLAHFGAVTTSGKLFVLGGGSDAVDPLTGDHDGTFATDEVWCYDFVERRWSQRASMLVPRSMFACCVLDGKIVVAGGFTTCRKSVSGAEMYDLENDVWSTIPDLNRTHNSPCSGLVIRGRVHVLHKGLSTVQVLESVKVGWEVKEYGWPQGSMAVVEGVVYVLSHGVVYKEGEDETSWKVVASASEFKLRIGMAMTSLSGEVLLVGGVIGPDRHWDIKPLSDVDVLTVGSDRPVWRKVAPMTKCCGTVLGCTQLII from the coding sequence ATGTCTTCCTCGCTGCTCGAAGGAATCCCAGAAGCAGTCGCTCTCCGATGCCTCGCTCACGTCCCCTTACACCACCACCCCAACCTAGAACTCGTCTCCCGCTCCTGGCGCGCGGCGATACGCAGCCGCGAGCTCTTCCGCGTCCGCAACGAACTCAAATCATCAGAGTCCCTCCTCTGCGTTTGCTCCTTCGACCCCGAGAACACGTGGCAAGTCTACAGCCCCGATTGCGATCGCTGGCTCACTCTCCCTCTCCTCCCGTCCCCGATCCGCCACCTCGCTCACTTCGGAGCCGTTACAACCTCCGGAAAACTCTTCGTCCTCGGCGGAGGCAGCGACGCCGTGGATCCCTTAACCGGCGACCACGACGGCACCTTCGCGACGGACGAGGTCTGGTGCTACGACTTCGTCGAGAGGAGATGGAGTCAGCGAGCTTCGATGCTTGTCCCTCGGTCTATGTTCGCTTGCTGCGTTCTCGACGGGAAGATTGTAGTCGCTGGAGGATTCACGACTTGTAGGAAGTCAGTTTCTGGTGCGGAGATGTATGATCTTGAGAACGATGTGTGGAGTACCATCCCTGATCTTAACCGGACTCATAACTCTCCCTGCTCCGGTTTGGTGATCAGAGGGAGAGTTCACGTTTTGCATAAAGGTTTATCGACGGTGCAGGTTCTTGAGAGCGTTAAGGTGGGGTGGGAGGTGAAGGAGTACGGTTGGCCTCAGGGTTCGATGGCTGTTGTTGAGGGTGTGGTTTATGTGTTGAGTCATGGAGTGGTGTATAAGGAAGGAGAGGATGAGACGTCGTGGAAGGTGGTTGCCTCGGCGTCGGAGTTTAAGTTGAGGATTGGGATGGCGATGACGAGTTTGAGTGGTGAGGTTTTGCTCGTTGGAGGAGTGATTGGACCTGATAGGCATTGGGATATTAAGCCGTTGTCGGATGTTGATGTTTTGACGGTGGGGAGTGATCGTCCGGTGTGGAGGAAGGTGGCTCCGATGACTAAGTGTTGTGGGACGGTTCTTGGTTGTACGCAGTTGATAATCTGA
- the LOC106379815 gene encoding adenylate isopentenyltransferase 8, chloroplastic produces the protein MQALTSFFVSRSLVPTTPRRPRVRPLSVPPMTVCIDQSRNEKVVVIMGSTGTGKSRLSVDLATRFSAEIINSDKMQFYKGLEITTNQITIPERCGVPHHLLGELPVDGPELTASEFRSLASGFISEMTSRGKLPIIAGGSNSFIHALLVEHFDPETNPFSKTLIPTELRYDCCFLWVDVSVSVLYHYLSKRVDQMMESGMFEELADFYNSRDSRSTTRTGIHKSIGVPEFDRYFGVYPPEKNDKVCGWDPARKVAYEEAVQEIKENTWRLSKKQIDRIMKLRSSGWEIHRLDATASFRAQSREVWDKNVLEKSVKIVKRFVLED, from the exons ATGCAAGCACTTACCTCTTTCTTCGTCTCTCGTTCCCTCGTCCCGACCACTCCAAGGCGACCTCGAGTGCGACCACTATCAGTACCTCCCATGACCGTTTGCATTGACCAATCACGCAATGAGAAAGTGGTTGTCATCATGGGATCCACCGGGACAGGAAAGTCACGCCTCTCAGTCGATCTTGCAACTCGTTTTTCCGCCGAGATCATCAACTCTGACAAAATGCAATTCTACAAAGGCTTGGAGATCACGACGAATCAAATCACTATCCCTGAGCGATGTGGAGTTCCTCACCATCTACTCGGTGAGCTTCCTGTGGATGGCCCCGAACTAACTGCCTCGGAGTTCCGATCTTTGGCGTCAGGGTTCATCTCTGAGATGACCTCTCGTGGGAAGCTCCCTATAATAGCAGGTGGATCTAACTCCTTCATTCATGCCCTCCTTGTTGAACATTTTGACCCTGAAACAAATCCATTCTCTAAAACCTTGATACCTACCGAGTTGAG GTACGATTGCTGCTTCCTCTGGGTGGACGTCTCAGTCTCAGTCCTGTACCACTACCTCTCAAAACGTGTCGACCAAATGATGGAATCAGGGATGTTCGAGGAGCTCGCCGATTTCTACAACTCTAGAGACTCCCGGTCCACAACCCGAACCGGGATTCACAAGTCTATAGGAGTACCGGAGTTCGACCGGTACTTCGGAGTCTACCCGCCGGAGAAAAACGACAAGGTGTGTGGGTGGGACCCAGCAAGAAAGGTTGCGTACGAGGAAGCAGTTCAGGAGATCAAAGAAAACACCTGGAGGCTTTCAAAGAAGCAGATAGATAGGATCATGAAGCTTAGAAGCAGTGGTTGGGAGATTCACAGGTTGGACGCTACGGCATCATTCAGGGCACAGTCAAGAGAGGTTTGGGACAAGAACGTTTTGGAGAAAAGCGTCAAGATAGTGAAACGCTTCGTGCTCGAAGACTAG